Proteins from a single region of Salinibacter grassmerensis:
- the pgl gene encoding 6-phosphogluconolactonase, with protein MSQSPASVVHRFPDLEALSRAAAQDLTADIRETLRSQDRYALALAGGSTPRRLYELLAAEAEAPLPWSQIHLFWGDERVVPLDHPDSNARMATDALIDAVPIPADQVHPMPTHLDSPDAAATAYTETLRRHFPDRSTTFDTILLGLGGDGHTASLFPETGTPEQRRADEEWVRPVTAPPRHEISRRLTCTLPVLNGARRAVFLVAGEGKEDALTRVLDRDDSSLPAAQVRPRATLLWYVDAAARPQSSG; from the coding sequence ATGTCTCAATCGCCCGCGTCTGTCGTTCACCGGTTTCCCGACCTCGAAGCCCTGAGTCGGGCGGCGGCCCAAGACCTGACGGCAGACATCCGGGAGACCCTCCGCTCTCAGGACCGCTATGCCCTCGCCCTGGCGGGCGGCAGTACGCCGCGGCGCCTCTACGAGCTTCTCGCGGCGGAGGCCGAGGCTCCCCTGCCCTGGTCCCAAATTCACCTGTTCTGGGGGGACGAGCGGGTCGTCCCTCTCGACCATCCCGACAGCAACGCCCGAATGGCGACCGACGCCCTCATTGATGCGGTTCCCATTCCGGCCGACCAGGTGCACCCCATGCCGACCCACCTGGACTCCCCCGACGCGGCCGCCACAGCCTACACGGAGACGCTTCGGCGCCATTTCCCCGACCGCTCCACGACGTTCGATACTATTCTTCTCGGCCTCGGGGGCGACGGCCACACGGCCTCCCTCTTCCCCGAGACCGGCACACCCGAACAGCGACGCGCCGACGAGGAATGGGTCCGGCCCGTCACCGCTCCGCCCCGCCACGAGATCTCCCGCCGTCTGACGTGCACCCTGCCGGTGCTCAACGGCGCTCGGCGCGCTGTTTTTCTCGTCGCCGGCGAAGGAAAAGAAGACGCCCTCACCCGCGTGCTCGACCGGGACGACTCCTCCCTGCCGGCCGCTCAGGTGCGTCCCCGTGCCACGCTGCTCTGGTACGTGGATGCGGCGGCACGCCCTCAATCCTCAGGATGA
- a CDS encoding sensor histidine kinase codes for MSFVPRLPPFVSRLGLKIGGAAGIVAGGGAVLGTNLSVEGAALLGLGTAVLVYATSHIWLHRRLRHLQSVLHEIRTHEFDAQTPPSGPHGDELSTLLWEVYRTGQSLETEIQELKEMESYRREFIGNVSHELKTPIFSVQGFAETLLDGALHDESVNRTFLKKILHHANRLDNLARDLSTITKIETDELDMSNEAFNVMELFDAAVESVEIRAEEKGIMPRQKVAPDLPQVYGDFDRLRRVLVNLVDNAIKYNEEDGTVQLEAEVQNDEVVIRVVDDGIGISPDHLPRLTERFYRVDKSRSRNQGGTGLGLAIVKHILAAHDRELHVESAPEEGSTFHFTLPTSPQPSLQPA; via the coding sequence GTGTCGTTCGTTCCACGGCTTCCTCCATTCGTGAGTCGCCTGGGCCTCAAAATTGGAGGCGCGGCGGGCATCGTTGCCGGGGGGGGCGCGGTGCTGGGGACAAACCTCTCGGTCGAGGGCGCCGCCCTTCTCGGACTGGGCACCGCCGTCCTCGTCTACGCCACGAGCCACATCTGGCTCCACCGCCGCCTCCGTCACCTCCAGTCCGTGCTGCACGAGATCCGCACCCACGAGTTTGACGCCCAGACACCGCCCTCCGGCCCCCACGGCGATGAGCTCAGCACGCTTCTCTGGGAGGTCTACCGCACGGGCCAGAGCCTGGAGACCGAAATCCAGGAGCTCAAGGAGATGGAAAGCTACCGGCGCGAGTTTATCGGGAACGTGTCCCACGAACTCAAGACCCCGATCTTTTCCGTTCAGGGCTTCGCCGAGACGCTGCTGGACGGCGCCCTCCACGACGAGTCGGTAAACCGCACGTTCCTCAAAAAAATCCTCCACCACGCCAACCGCCTGGACAACCTGGCCCGTGACCTCTCGACCATTACCAAAATCGAGACGGACGAGTTGGACATGTCGAACGAGGCGTTTAACGTGATGGAGCTGTTCGACGCCGCGGTCGAGTCGGTCGAGATTCGAGCCGAGGAGAAGGGCATCATGCCCCGCCAGAAGGTCGCACCGGACCTTCCCCAGGTTTACGGCGACTTCGACCGTCTCCGCCGGGTGCTCGTGAACCTGGTGGACAACGCCATCAAGTACAACGAAGAGGACGGCACGGTACAGTTGGAGGCCGAGGTTCAAAACGACGAGGTCGTGATCCGCGTCGTGGACGACGGCATCGGCATCTCGCCCGATCATCTTCCCCGCCTCACCGAGCGCTTCTACCGCGTGGACAAGAGCCGATCCCGCAATCAAGGCGGAACCGGGCTGGGTCTCGCCATCGTGAAACACATCCTGGCCGCCCACGATCGCGAACTTCACGTCGAGAGCGCCCCCGAAGAGGGCTCCACGTTTCATTTTACCCTGCCGACCTCGCCCCAGCCCAGCCTGCAGCCGGCGTGA
- a CDS encoding PIG-L deacetylase family protein, whose amino-acid sequence MASLLYVFPHPDDECFGPVPALAQQRRAGHEVHLLTLTRGEATSQRERLGYSKEEMAEARYQEMQGVAATLDVSSLTVLEYPDGGLAELNPLVLEDEVIAHIHAHEPDVVVTYPVHGISGHPDHLVSHAVVKRAVCALRRDGAAFPRRLAFYTLPPAPEDTDRPPHLGHSPPALIDCQLPIRDEDLETGREALHCYETYRPVIEEHRPLDTVGDHVSFELFAEAHDPPLSSLVDRLPTRDEEEGLPTTP is encoded by the coding sequence ATGGCATCCCTGCTGTACGTCTTTCCGCACCCCGACGACGAGTGTTTTGGCCCCGTGCCCGCCCTCGCCCAACAGCGCCGCGCGGGACACGAGGTGCACCTGCTCACCCTCACGCGGGGCGAGGCAACGTCGCAACGGGAGCGCCTCGGGTACTCAAAAGAGGAAATGGCGGAGGCGCGTTACCAGGAGATGCAGGGGGTGGCGGCCACCCTGGACGTCAGCTCCCTGACTGTCCTGGAGTACCCGGACGGCGGGCTCGCCGAGCTCAATCCGCTGGTGCTGGAGGACGAGGTGATCGCCCACATCCACGCCCATGAGCCGGACGTGGTCGTCACGTATCCCGTCCACGGCATCAGTGGACACCCCGACCACCTCGTGTCCCACGCTGTTGTGAAGCGCGCAGTGTGTGCCCTTCGCCGGGACGGGGCGGCCTTTCCCCGCCGCCTTGCCTTCTACACGCTCCCCCCTGCCCCCGAGGACACGGATCGGCCTCCTCACCTCGGGCACTCGCCCCCGGCGCTCATCGACTGCCAGCTTCCAATCCGGGACGAGGACCTGGAGACGGGACGCGAAGCCCTCCACTGCTACGAAACCTACCGCCCCGTCATTGAGGAGCACCGCCCCCTCGACACCGTCGGCGACCACGTGTCGTTCGAGCTGTTCGCGGAGGCCCACGATCCGCCCCTGTCCTCACTCGTCGACCGCCTACCTACCCGCGACGAGGAGGAAGGGCTCCCCACCACCCCGTAA
- a CDS encoding (2Fe-2S)-binding protein, whose amino-acid sequence MTIDRCYCYEQTFAALKTVAEETGADSIGELQAHVTFGENCQLCHPYVRRMLETDQTVFHEVIEEDEDSGTGPASS is encoded by the coding sequence ATGACCATCGACCGCTGCTACTGTTACGAGCAGACGTTTGCGGCCCTGAAGACCGTGGCGGAAGAAACGGGGGCGGACTCCATCGGCGAGCTTCAGGCCCACGTAACCTTCGGCGAAAACTGCCAGCTCTGCCATCCCTACGTGCGCCGCATGTTGGAGACGGACCAGACTGTTTTCCACGAGGTCATCGAGGAGGACGAAGATTCCGGTACAGGGCCCGCCTCTTCTTAG
- a CDS encoding ABC transporter substrate-binding protein, with protein sequence MPRIVSLIPSATEIVDALGYGDDLVGRSHECDHPPGVEALPALTAPKVPLEGSSREIDDRVRTLLDEAMSVYDVDEERLNALRPDLILTQSQCEVCAVSLPTVEQAVADRMEGDPTVVALEPRSLADVRDDIRRVAEALGCPERGDRVVRRMRDRMQTTSNSVTPADTANRPTVAALEWIDPLMGAGGWVPTLLEAAGGTPVFAHRRGDLDALHDADPDRVVVMACGFGLPRTDTEMDVLRTDRRWATLRAVQAGHVYLTDGNHFFNRPGPRLATSLDILAEILHPDRFHAAFDRSYRETAWRNDPAPVPSSTQ encoded by the coding sequence ATGCCCCGGATTGTATCGCTCATTCCCAGTGCCACCGAGATCGTGGACGCCCTCGGCTACGGGGACGACCTGGTGGGGCGCTCGCACGAGTGCGACCATCCTCCTGGAGTGGAGGCACTGCCCGCCCTCACTGCCCCGAAGGTGCCGCTCGAGGGGTCGAGCCGGGAGATTGACGACCGGGTGCGCACCCTCCTGGATGAGGCCATGTCGGTCTACGACGTGGACGAGGAGCGGCTGAACGCCTTGCGCCCGGACCTCATCCTTACCCAGTCGCAGTGCGAGGTGTGCGCCGTGTCCCTGCCAACGGTCGAGCAGGCGGTGGCCGACCGCATGGAGGGCGACCCGACGGTCGTGGCCCTGGAGCCGCGGTCCCTGGCGGACGTGCGCGACGACATCCGGCGCGTGGCCGAGGCGCTTGGCTGCCCTGAGCGTGGCGACCGGGTCGTCCGCCGGATGCGCGACCGGATGCAGACGACCTCGAACTCAGTGACGCCCGCCGACACGGCCAACCGCCCCACGGTCGCGGCCCTGGAGTGGATCGATCCGTTGATGGGGGCCGGGGGCTGGGTCCCGACGCTCCTGGAGGCGGCGGGTGGGACGCCGGTCTTCGCCCATCGCCGCGGCGACCTCGACGCCCTGCACGACGCCGACCCGGACCGCGTCGTCGTGATGGCTTGTGGGTTCGGCCTGCCCCGGACTGACACGGAGATGGACGTTCTCCGGACCGACCGGCGGTGGGCCACCCTCCGAGCCGTCCAGGCGGGGCACGTATACCTGACCGACGGGAATCACTTCTTCAACCGGCCCGGCCCGCGCCTGGCGACCTCGCTGGACATTCTGGCCGAGATCCTCCACCCGGACCGCTTCCACGCCGCGTTCGATCGCTCTTATCGAGAAACGGCCTGGCGGAACGACCCGGCCCCGGTTCCCTCATCGACTCAGTAA